One genomic window of Acidobacteriota bacterium includes the following:
- a CDS encoding N-acetylmuramoyl-L-alanine amidase encodes MKTQASSTLVRGQLRGPRALRWSAALLLVILPAGIASARIRHNDAWARQHFATAERMREALNGRPADDRTRREYQRVINAYRSVYFGAPASSKADPSVVATAELMVEMGRQFDDSKILRDAVEQYRFLRKEYPGSKYRFDALFTVGEVYKDDLGDPEEARATFEDFLHRYPRNHLADDARSALKEIDADAEEMDQAARKATPKSRATDRANDRANDKDAVADSSSSRRSKLPRVTGVRHWSADDYTRVAIDVEQDVKFESQRIAHPDRIFFDLRDTKLASTLVGKTFDVDDGFLKKIRVAEFQPGRTRVVLEVDDLASYNAFLLPNPYRLIIDVHGKQSRSTLMAKASPAHAPPAAETDSSADDDAADQPSDQPVEAKHAEVKSGKQANPPPATTVQFSKAEAGKDKDKIEASSQHPDAPPTAATGGQQLPGIGVVKTTVPVAGTNRKIPKTIVEAEDRVPTTVATLQPDKLRPEVTPAQRAATESDEAKSSKADARTGRKKKLHSGAPADTADLETREARPTASGDRSLIRALGLKIGKIVIDAGHGGHDTGTIGPNGLLEKDLVLDVARRLGRLLESRLGAEVVYTRQDDTFIPLETRTAIANRERADLFISVHANSSHDSDARGVETYYLNFTSSPEALEVAARENAVSEKSIYELQDLVKKIALKEKIEESREFASNVQESLYGGLSLRNAGVRNRGIKKAPFIVLIGANMPSILAEISFVSNPSDERKLQTAEHRQRIAESLYQGVSKYASGLSGVKVASRGSKNEGQ; translated from the coding sequence TTGAAGACCCAGGCTTCTTCGACCCTAGTCCGAGGCCAACTCAGAGGACCACGCGCTCTGCGCTGGAGTGCCGCTCTGCTGCTGGTGATTCTGCCGGCTGGAATTGCTTCGGCCAGAATCCGACATAACGATGCCTGGGCTCGACAGCACTTCGCAACCGCCGAGCGGATGCGCGAAGCTCTCAACGGACGTCCCGCCGACGATCGTACCCGCCGTGAATATCAGCGCGTCATCAATGCCTATCGCAGCGTGTACTTTGGCGCGCCGGCATCGTCCAAGGCTGATCCGAGCGTGGTCGCAACTGCGGAATTGATGGTCGAGATGGGACGTCAATTCGACGATTCCAAGATTCTGCGAGACGCAGTCGAGCAATACCGCTTCCTGCGCAAGGAATATCCCGGAAGTAAATATCGTTTTGACGCGCTCTTCACGGTCGGTGAAGTGTACAAGGACGACCTGGGCGATCCGGAAGAAGCGCGCGCGACCTTCGAAGACTTTCTGCACCGCTATCCACGCAACCACTTGGCCGATGACGCTCGATCGGCGCTGAAAGAGATCGATGCCGATGCGGAAGAGATGGACCAGGCAGCCCGCAAGGCAACGCCGAAATCGCGCGCGACAGACCGGGCGAACGACCGCGCCAATGACAAAGATGCTGTCGCGGATTCCTCTTCCTCGCGGCGCAGCAAGTTACCGCGTGTAACCGGGGTGCGGCACTGGTCCGCGGACGATTACACGCGGGTCGCGATCGACGTGGAGCAGGACGTGAAATTCGAGTCGCAACGAATTGCGCATCCCGATCGCATCTTCTTCGACCTGCGCGATACGAAGCTGGCCTCCACTCTTGTGGGCAAGACGTTCGATGTTGATGACGGGTTCCTCAAGAAGATCCGCGTGGCCGAGTTTCAACCGGGGCGCACGCGCGTGGTCCTCGAAGTGGACGATCTGGCCAGCTACAACGCGTTCCTGTTGCCGAATCCTTATCGCTTGATCATTGACGTGCACGGCAAACAAAGTAGAAGTACGCTGATGGCGAAGGCGAGTCCTGCACACGCACCTCCTGCCGCGGAGACGGATTCTTCTGCCGATGACGATGCTGCTGACCAACCGTCCGACCAACCTGTCGAAGCAAAACATGCGGAAGTGAAGTCCGGGAAGCAGGCGAATCCGCCGCCAGCAACGACCGTACAATTTTCCAAGGCGGAAGCCGGCAAGGACAAAGACAAGATAGAAGCATCCAGCCAGCATCCGGACGCGCCTCCTACCGCAGCGACTGGCGGCCAGCAATTGCCCGGTATCGGAGTGGTAAAAACGACCGTTCCCGTTGCTGGCACAAACCGGAAGATTCCGAAGACCATCGTGGAGGCGGAAGATCGAGTGCCAACCACGGTGGCGACACTGCAGCCAGACAAGCTTCGTCCTGAGGTGACGCCGGCGCAACGCGCTGCGACCGAATCCGACGAAGCGAAGTCCTCGAAGGCGGATGCCCGCACAGGGCGCAAAAAGAAACTGCATTCCGGCGCTCCCGCGGATACAGCCGATCTGGAAACTCGGGAAGCCCGTCCGACAGCATCTGGTGATCGCTCACTCATCCGCGCCCTCGGCCTGAAAATTGGCAAGATCGTGATCGATGCCGGCCACGGCGGCCACGATACGGGAACGATCGGGCCCAACGGGTTGCTTGAGAAAGATCTCGTGCTCGACGTTGCCAGGCGCCTTGGACGCCTGCTGGAGAGTCGACTGGGAGCAGAAGTCGTCTACACGCGTCAGGACGACACGTTCATCCCACTCGAAACGCGCACTGCGATCGCGAATCGCGAACGTGCCGACTTGTTCATTTCCGTGCACGCGAATTCCAGCCACGACTCAGACGCGCGCGGCGTCGAAACCTACTATCTGAATTTCACCTCGTCGCCCGAGGCACTGGAAGTTGCCGCCCGCGAAAATGCGGTGTCGGAGAAGTCGATCTACGAACTGCAGGATCTGGTAAAGAAGATCGCGCTCAAGGAAAAGATCGAAGAATCGCGCGAGTTTGCCAGCAATGTGCAAGAGTCGCTGTATGGCGGACTCTCCCTGCGCAACGCCGGAGTCCGCAATCGTGGCATCAAGAAAGCGCCCTTCATCGTCTTGATTGGCGCCAATATGCCTTCGATCCTGGCCGAGATTTCCTTCGTCTCGAACCCCTCGGACGAACGAAAATTGCAGACCGCGGAACACCGCCAGCGCATCGCGGAATCGCTCTATCAGGGCGTTTCGAAGTACGCGAGCGGGCTGAGCGGGGTCAAAGTCGCTAGCAGAGGCTCCAAGAACGAAGGCCAGTAA